Proteins from one Chitinophaga oryzae genomic window:
- a CDS encoding aldo/keto reductase, with protein sequence MEKRKLGKSGLEAAPFAFGGNVFGWSADEKTSFQLLDAFTGNGFNLIDTADVYSRWVPGNKGGESETIIGKWLKQSGRRANVLIATKVGADMGQGVNTSKAYIIRSVEDSLQRLQTDYIDLYQTHYDNTDTPVEETLEAYATLIKAGKVRAVGASNMSAARLEESLKAGGHNGMARYDTFQPEYNLYDRAGFEKTYMPLCEQYGLGVISYYSLASGFLSGKYRSEADIAKSSARGQTALGYLNDRGRRILAALDAVAVRYNSTPAGISLAWLLTRPTIAAPIASATSVAQLQDIINGIQLQLDADAVKTLNEASAEG encoded by the coding sequence ATGGAAAAACGGAAACTTGGAAAATCCGGGCTGGAAGCAGCCCCCTTCGCTTTTGGCGGCAACGTGTTTGGCTGGTCCGCCGACGAAAAAACTTCCTTTCAACTGCTGGATGCCTTTACGGGCAACGGGTTCAACCTTATTGACACCGCCGATGTTTATTCCCGCTGGGTCCCCGGCAACAAGGGTGGAGAATCCGAAACCATTATCGGGAAATGGCTGAAACAAAGCGGCAGGCGCGCCAACGTGCTGATCGCCACCAAAGTGGGCGCTGATATGGGCCAGGGTGTTAATACCAGCAAAGCATACATCATCCGGTCGGTGGAAGATTCCCTTCAGCGGCTGCAGACCGACTATATCGATCTTTACCAGACCCACTATGACAACACCGACACGCCGGTGGAAGAAACGCTGGAGGCCTATGCCACGCTGATTAAAGCCGGCAAGGTACGAGCTGTTGGCGCCTCCAACATGAGCGCAGCAAGGCTGGAAGAAAGCCTGAAAGCCGGCGGCCACAACGGGATGGCACGATACGATACCTTCCAGCCGGAATACAATCTCTACGACCGCGCCGGTTTCGAAAAAACGTATATGCCTCTCTGTGAGCAGTACGGATTAGGTGTTATCAGCTATTACTCGCTGGCCAGCGGCTTTCTCAGCGGCAAATACCGCAGCGAGGCTGACATCGCCAAAAGCAGCGCCCGCGGCCAGACAGCACTCGGCTACCTGAATGACAGGGGTCGGCGTATCCTTGCCGCTCTCGACGCCGTGGCCGTGCGGTATAACAGTACACCCGCAGGTATTTCGCTCGCCTGGCTCCTCACCCGCCCTACCATCGCAGCACCTATCGCCAGCGCCACCAGCGTGGCACAACTGCAGGATATTATCAACGGAATACAACTGCAGCTGGACGCCGATGCGGTGAAGACGCTGAATGAGGCTTCTGCGGAGGGATAG